Proteins from a genomic interval of Pseudomonas sp. RC10:
- a CDS encoding methyl-accepting chemotaxis protein, with product MAWGELSVYVCLPLGLLTLWLPRFIPARTIVEPAGQPDDALERLTRDLSRSTSHNALSAAAVAFSVKQLASKLQSQVDAAEQIVSSADVMIATERATSSLSQQALGAASEVRQSSDAGLIVLNASIALMHQLSERADSSRQLIEALSQRSEDIQRVTSVIQSIASQTNLLALNAAIEAARAGEHGRGFAVVADEVRGLAGRTATATGEVGEMVADIQQRTAQVVEQIRQLAGDLDSGVGQVETTGRQLASIAQLAAGVEGQVSEIASGAENNQGQLSSLFVAIEQMRSDLAISDDQTRQLAKSAVQMEGQAETISERLAEVGLEDYHQRIYDLAREGASEIARRFEQDIDQHRVSLDDLFDRHYQPIANTSPPKFQTRFDRYTDQVLPSIQEPLLTRHEGLVFAIACTQQGYVPTHNLAFSQPLTGDPAADTVHNRTKRKFDDRTGIRCGSHQQPMLLQTYTRDTGELMHDLSVPIIVKGRHWGGLRLGYKPGSGALHG from the coding sequence ATGGCGTGGGGCGAACTGTCAGTCTATGTGTGCCTGCCCCTCGGCTTGCTGACCCTCTGGTTGCCGCGCTTTATCCCTGCCCGAACAATCGTTGAGCCTGCTGGCCAGCCCGACGATGCCCTGGAGCGCCTGACCCGCGACCTGTCCCGCAGCACCAGTCACAACGCCCTGTCAGCGGCGGCGGTGGCGTTTTCGGTCAAGCAACTGGCAAGCAAGCTGCAATCCCAGGTCGATGCCGCCGAGCAGATCGTCAGCAGCGCTGACGTGATGATCGCCACTGAGCGCGCCACGTCGTCCCTCAGCCAGCAAGCGTTGGGCGCGGCCAGTGAAGTGCGGCAAAGCAGCGACGCCGGGCTGATCGTACTTAACGCCTCCATCGCTTTGATGCATCAGCTCAGCGAGCGCGCCGACAGCAGCCGTCAATTGATCGAAGCCCTGAGTCAACGCAGCGAAGACATTCAACGGGTGACGTCGGTCATTCAGTCAATTGCCAGCCAGACCAATCTGCTGGCGCTCAATGCTGCCATCGAAGCCGCTCGGGCCGGTGAGCACGGGCGCGGTTTCGCCGTCGTGGCCGACGAAGTGCGTGGGCTGGCGGGCCGAACGGCCACCGCCACCGGCGAAGTCGGGGAGATGGTCGCCGACATCCAGCAGCGCACCGCGCAAGTGGTCGAACAGATTCGCCAGTTGGCGGGGGACCTGGACAGCGGCGTCGGGCAGGTGGAAACCACGGGCCGTCAATTGGCGAGCATTGCGCAGTTGGCCGCCGGGGTGGAAGGGCAGGTCAGCGAGATCGCCTCGGGCGCGGAGAACAATCAAGGGCAATTGAGCAGCCTGTTCGTGGCCATTGAACAAATGCGCAGCGACCTGGCGATCAGCGACGACCAGACCCGTCAATTGGCTAAATCTGCCGTGCAGATGGAGGGCCAGGCCGAGACCATCAGCGAGCGGCTGGCGGAGGTGGGTCTGGAAGACTATCACCAGCGCATCTACGACCTCGCTCGTGAAGGGGCCAGTGAGATTGCCCGTCGCTTCGAGCAGGACATCGACCAGCACCGTGTCAGCCTAGATGACCTGTTCGATCGTCATTACCAGCCCATTGCCAACACGTCGCCGCCCAAATTCCAGACCCGGTTTGACCGCTACACCGACCAGGTCTTGCCTTCCATCCAGGAGCCGTTGCTGACCCGGCACGAAGGCCTGGTGTTCGCCATCGCCTGCACCCAGCAGGGTTACGTCCCGACGCACAATCTGGCGTTCAGCCAACCCCTCACCGGCGATCCTGCCGCCGACACGGTGCACAACCGCACCAAGCGTAAATTCGACGATCGCACTGGCATTCGCTGCGGCAGCCATCAACAGCCCATGCTCTTGCAAACCTACACCCGCGACACCGGCGAGCTGATGCACGATCTTTCTGTGCCGATCATCGTCAAAGGACGGCATTGGGGCGGGTTGCGGCTCGGGTATAAACCCGGTAGCGGCGCGCTCCACGGTTGA
- a CDS encoding TraR/DksA C4-type zinc finger protein, producing MTKEKLLAMPADDYMNAEQHAFFIELLQAMKVEIHERIEQSRIAIESLDTPADPADAASVEEERHWLVNVIDRDQRMLPQLEMALTRIAEDTFGWCDDSGEPIGLKRLLISPTTKYCIEAQERHEQIDRHQRQA from the coding sequence ATGACCAAGGAAAAGTTGCTGGCGATGCCGGCCGATGACTACATGAACGCGGAGCAACACGCATTCTTCATCGAGCTGCTGCAAGCCATGAAAGTGGAAATCCACGAGCGCATCGAGCAGAGCCGTATCGCTATCGAAAGCCTGGACACCCCGGCTGATCCCGCTGATGCCGCTTCCGTCGAAGAAGAGCGTCACTGGCTGGTCAACGTGATCGACCGCGATCAGCGCATGCTTCCACAGCTGGAAATGGCGTTGACCCGTATCGCCGAAGACACGTTCGGTTGGTGCGATGACAGTGGTGAGCCTATCGGTCTGAAGCGCCTGCTGATCAGCCCGACCACCAAATACTGCATCGAAGCTCAGGAACGCCACGAGCAGATCGACCGCCACCAGCGCCAGGCCTGA
- a CDS encoding ABC transporter permease encodes MNAILENKPAVAPTKHKRRMPTELSIFLVLIGIGLIFEIFGWVVRDQSFLMNSQRLVLMILQVSIIGMIAIGVTQVIITTGIDLSSGSVLALTAMIAASLAQSSDYTRAVFPSLTDLPVWIPVIAGLGVGLLAGAINGSIIAITGIPPFIATLGMMVSARGLARFYTGGQPVSMLNDSYTAIGQGAMPVIIFLVVAVIFHIALRYTKYGKYTYAIGGNMQAARTSGINVKRHLVIVYSIAGLLAGLAGVVASARAATGQAGMGVSYELDAIAAAVIGGTSLAGGVGRITGTVIGALILGVMASGFTFVGVDAYVQDIIKGLIIVVAVVIDQYRNKRKLKR; translated from the coding sequence ATGAACGCGATCCTGGAAAACAAACCCGCCGTGGCGCCGACCAAGCACAAACGCCGGATGCCTACCGAGCTGAGCATCTTTCTGGTGCTGATCGGCATCGGCCTGATCTTTGAAATCTTCGGCTGGGTCGTACGGGATCAGAGCTTTCTGATGAACTCCCAGCGACTGGTGCTGATGATCCTGCAGGTGTCGATCATCGGGATGATCGCGATAGGCGTGACCCAGGTGATCATCACCACAGGCATCGACCTGTCGTCCGGCTCGGTGCTGGCGTTGACGGCGATGATCGCGGCCAGTCTCGCGCAATCCTCCGATTACACCCGCGCTGTATTTCCTTCACTGACCGACCTGCCGGTGTGGATACCGGTCATCGCCGGATTGGGGGTGGGGCTGTTGGCCGGGGCGATCAACGGCAGCATCATCGCCATCACCGGGATTCCGCCGTTCATCGCCACCCTCGGCATGATGGTGTCGGCCCGTGGCCTGGCACGCTTCTACACCGGCGGCCAGCCCGTGAGCATGCTCAACGATTCCTACACCGCCATCGGTCAGGGCGCGATGCCCGTGATCATCTTTCTGGTGGTGGCGGTGATCTTCCACATCGCCCTGCGCTACACCAAATACGGCAAATACACCTACGCCATCGGCGGCAACATGCAGGCGGCGCGCACCTCCGGGATCAACGTCAAGCGTCACCTGGTGATCGTCTACAGCATCGCCGGTCTGCTGGCGGGGTTGGCGGGTGTGGTCGCGTCGGCGCGGGCTGCGACTGGGCAGGCGGGCATGGGCGTGTCGTATGAGCTGGACGCGATTGCCGCCGCCGTGATCGGCGGCACCAGCCTGGCCGGGGGCGTTGGGCGGATTACGGGTACTGTGATCGGCGCGCTGATCCTGGGCGTCATGGCCAGCGGCTTCACCTTCGTCGGCGTCGATGCCTATGTGCAAGACATCATCAAAGGCCTGATCATCGTCGTCGCGGTGGTCATCGACCAGTACCGCAACAAACGCAAGCTCAAACGCTGA